In Plectropomus leopardus isolate mb unplaced genomic scaffold, YSFRI_Pleo_2.0 unplaced_scaffold19449, whole genome shotgun sequence, a single genomic region encodes these proteins:
- the LOC121965296 gene encoding outer dense fiber protein 2-like, whose translation ISETRGLAATKERSTQSKILDLETQLSRTTSEINQLRRSKEEVERRYQSRLQDMKDRLEQSDSTNRSLQNYVQFLKASYTNVFGDLAPGSSLRAPSPI comes from the exons ATATCAGAGACCAGAGGACTTGCTGCCACCAAAGAGCGCTCCACCCAGTCCAAGATACTGGACCTGGAGACTCAACTTAGCAGGACTACCTCAGAAATCAACCAACTGCGACGCAGCAAAGAGGAG GTGGAGCGGAGGTACCAGAGCAGACTGCAGGATATGAAGGATCGCCTGGAGCAGTCTGACAGCACCAACCGAAGCCTGCAAAACTACGTCCAGTTCCTCAAAGCCTCCTACACCAATGTGTTTGGAGACTTGGCCCCTGGCAGCTCGCTACGGGCCCCTTCACCCATCTGA